The sequence GAACCAGTCCAAGTGTCGCGCCAAGGTTTCGGCGTCTCCGGGCGCGAAGACAAATCCATCGACTTCGTGGTCGATCAACTCCGGAATGCCGCCAATCCGCGCACCGATGACCGGCCGCGCATAGGAATACGATTCGAGGATCGCCATCGGGCAGTTGTCGTACCCCTCGGAGGGGACGATGGTCGCGATGCTCCCCCGGATCAGTTCTTCGAGCGCCGCGCCCGATTGAAAACCAAGCAACTCGACATTAGTGATTTGCTCATCGGCAATGCGGCGCTCGATCTCAGCGGTTGCCTCGCCGCGGCCCACCAATAGCACGCGCACATGCGGCACGAGTTTGGCCGCGTCGACCAATGTGAGTACCCCCTTCAATCGCTCGATCCGGCCAAAGTACAGCAGATAGTCGCCGGGCTTGGTCTCGGGCCGAATGCTGGCGGTATCGCCAAAGTTGTGGATGGTGGTGATCTTTTCGCCGGGCACGCCCAGCTCAATCAACTTGTGCCGCTGAAACTCGCTCACCGAGATGAAATGATCGACGGCGTCCACATTGCCCAACCAGCGGGAGACATAACTCTCCACCGTGCTCAAGGCCGAGCGCGCCACCGAGCCGCGATTGCAGCGCCGCGCCGTCGCCTGCCAAAAGCGATGCCCCTGACACGCCTCGCAAATGGCGCCGTGCGACATCAGCGAATAGACAGGGCACACCAGTTTGAAATCGTGAACCGTCTGCACGACGGGGATGCCGGCCTCGCGCAGCACCGGCAGTATCGCGCCGGTCAATTGACCGTAGTAAATATGCAAGTGCGCCAGATCGATCGGCTCGTCCGTCAGCAAGCGGCGCAGACAGCGCGCCGCCGAACGCGAATAGATGTAACGGGCCAGATCGAGCGGTCCGGGCGAATCGAAATCGACGCCCGGTGGAAAATATCGCGACCAGGGGGTGGGCTCGTTCCGCGCCTGTTGCGAGCTGAACGGAATCACGCGCTGGCCATGCCGCTCCAATAACTCGCCGAGCACGAAAAAATAGCGATCCGACCCGCCGCGAACAAAGTAGTTCTGCGACACATTGAGCACGGTCTTGGGCATCTTGCTTCCTTGGTCCTGCATCCTCGGTGTTAAGCGCTTCCCACGCTCTCTAGTTCAGGCGATGAAACGACCGGCGCCGCTGGCTCGCCTTCCAAAGGTCGAACGGCGAATTGCTGCTGGCGACGAAGTCGCTGCTTCATGAACTGATAGCCGCACCGCGACCAGCGATACCCCTCCACCAGCGCCCGGCCCGAACTTTGATTCAGGCCAACCAGCAGGCGCCCAACTCGGTAAGCGCCTGTCGCCCATTTGGCGGTCGCCTCGGCGAGGGGTCCATGAAAGTCGACGGCGCTGCGCGCCGGATCATCCTGGAACTGCTGATAGAGCCGCGCGCGAAGCTGCTGCCCGGGACTGAAATCGGCGAACTCCTCGTCGTAGCCCACCTTGGGGCTGAAGTAGACCCCCTTTGCCTTCAATCCGTATTCAAAGGCGATCGACCGTCCCTGCAAATCCAGGTAGACCAGTTCCAGGCTTCCCGTCGCCGCCAAGGCGCGGGCCTGCCGGCAATAGAAATCGAACACATCGGGCAATTGCAGTACGGCGCTGCCGCGATCCGATTTCCAACTGCGCTGCTCCACCTCGAAGCCGCGCCGCAGCAGCGATTCCAGTTCGTGCGGAAGGGGTTGAGAGTAAATCTTGAGTTCGGCCTCGCCCGCCGATTGCAGTCGTTCGTTGGAGCGTTTGATCTGTCGCCGCAAATTGCGCGAGCGCGACTCCAGATAGCGTTGCCAGTCGTGCGCGATCGCAATCTCGCCCACTTCCCACAGATCGTGATAACAGGTCGGAAGCCCTTCAAGCTTGATCGCTTGTAGCAGCGCTTGCCAATCGGCTCGCGCGGCGCGTATCCCATCGAATTTGGCCAACGGCCAGCCCAGCCGGCGCATGCCGCTGGCCAACTCGCGACAGACGACGGCGACGTCGCACTGCGGTTCAATCGCCAGATCGCCGCACAAAGCCCACTCGTTGTTGGGCAGCCGCCCGATCGAGACGCCCGGCAGTCGGGTGTGCTCAACCAGCGGCAACGTCGCCAGCCATTGGTCACCATCTCGCACGACCAACAGGGCCAGCGCCGCGGTCGGCGCGAACGATTCAATCCAAACCGCCAAGGGTTCCGACTGACAAGTGGGGGTGGTCGCGAGACTCCGCCGCCAAAGGCGGTCCCAGGCTGCGGCATGCTCGCGCAACTCATTGACGCTGGTCAGGATTTGCAGTTGCATTTGGCTCTCGGCCGCGCTCGGCTCAAATGACGCAAGTACTTGGCAAGCATGGCTTATTTCCGGTCGCGCGCGCCCTCGACGACTGGCAGCGACAGTCGCCGCTCGCTTTCGCCTTCGGCCCGCGCCGTTACAATCGGCACACCTGATGAATTCGTTCTGAACGCCAAGCGCGAAAAGCAGTTTCGAAATGAATGTGGTCTGCCTGGTCGTCGATGGGTTGCAATCCGGAATGCTGGGCCCCTATGGCAACTCCTGGATCGACACGCCACACCTCAACCGTCTCGCCGGCGAAGGATTTGTGTTCCATCAGGCGCTGGTCGATTCACCCCATTTGAGCGACGTTTGCCGATCGCTCTGGACCGGCGCGCACGCGCGCGCTCAAGTCAAATTCGTGTCGCTACCGGCGCGGCTGGCCGAGGCCGGGGTGAACACGAGCTTGATTTCTGACGTGGTGGAGGTTGTCGAGCATCCGCTGGCGCACGATTTTCGCGAGGTGGCGCAGACGTCGCCGTCGGCCGCTGATTCGATCGTCGATCAGTGGCACGAGACGCAGCTTGCGCGCTTTTTTGCCCAGGCCGTGGAACAGCTTCGCGGCCTGCGCGAACCCTTTGTGCAATGGATTCACGCGGGCGGACTAGCAGGACGCTGGGACGCCCCGGCGGCCATTCGCGAGCGCTATCTGGCCGACGAGGATCTGCCGCCAGAACTGGTGTCGCGGCTGTATGAGCTCACGACGCCATCGCCCGCATGCGCCACGGCGAACGATGACCCCGATGAGCTATTGTTAACCCGTTTGGCCTACGCGGCGCAAGTCAGCGTGTTCGACACCTGTCTCGCGGCGCTAAACGAAGCGCTGCGCGAGGCGCCGTTTGCCGATCGCACCTTGCTCTTGCTTTGGGGAGCGCGCGGTTTTCCGCTCGGCGGTCACGGGCAACTCGGCTTCGCCGATTTTCAGCTCTACTCGCAATTAACTCAGGTCCCCTGTCTGATGCATTGCCCAGCCACGATCGAGGCCGGACGCTCGCAAGCGCTTGCGCAGCCTGCCGACATCGCCGCCACGGTTCTGGCTTGTTACGAAATGGCGCCAACCTCGCTTGGCGCCGGCGCCGGCGCCAGCCTCTTGAACCTCGTGGAAGGGCCTGCGCGATCGCATCGAGATCGCGCGCTGCTCTGCAATCATCGGGGCGCGACGGCGCTGCGCACGCAGGGCTGGTATCTGATTCGCAATTCGCGCCAAGTTGCGCCAGCGACGGATGCGAGCGCCGCGGCTGAGCTTTACGCCAAGCCCGACGATCGCTGGGAAGTCAACGAAGTCGCCGTGCGGTTGCCCCACATCACCGCGCAGCTTGGCGAAGCGCTCGATGAACTCGAGCTGGCGATCGAAAAGGACCGCTCCGACCCTTTGACGACGCTCGACCCTCTATTGATTGAGGGCGCGGTTTAGTCCCTCCAGGGCGCGCATTTACCGCACTTTAGGCGCCGCGCCGCGCGGCTAGGCGCTTTGGAAAAGCTGCGACGACTGACCCCTGCGCCCGAATTCCCGCCTAGAGGCCACTGACCCTCGTCACTATAATCCGCCCCCTGCTATCTCATTATCTCGGGCGAAGTTAGCACAGGATAAACGATGATCGGACATGGAGGTCCGAAGTCATCGCGCTGGCGACTCGTCGCAATGGCCTGCTATTGCGCGCTGGGACTCTGCTGCGCGCAACCGCGCGCAAGCGCCGCCGAAACCAAGCCCATCCGGCTGCGCATCGTCTGGGGCGGAGGCGCGGCCACGCGCTGGCAAGGGACCATCACGCCCGTCAACGGCCTGGTCGCCAACATTGCGCCGCTTGGCACTGCGGCCGACGAGCCCGGCTCCATGTGGATCGACGGCAATCGCGTGGTGTTTGTCGCGCGCTCGCCACGCGCCAACGACGGCGTCGATCTCGATGTGACCGCGGAGCTCAACGAGTCGTTGAAGATCGAAATTCAATCCGACGTGGCGGGCAAGCCGCAGGTCGTGATCGAAGCGCCGTTGCAAACGCTCGTCAACGAACCGTACACCCGCGAACTGGACGAGCGCGGCAACCAACTTGTTATTCGCCGCGCGCCGGGGGACAAACTGCATCTAGGTTTCGATCGTGACTCGCTCATTTATGCTCCGGCCGAAACGCTCAAGTGCCGAGTCACACCGCTTTTGATTGGCGACAACGGCCCACTGCGCTGCCGCGCGCAACTGCGCGACGCCAACACCGGACGCGCGGTCTGGTCGGAGGAACCGGCCGAGCCGCTTGCCGACTCCGCGGACTTTTCCGTCGCCATGAAACTGCCCACGGCGGAAGGCGTTTACAACTTGGAACTGGAATTGATTCCACGCCGGGGACCGCTAGCCCTTGGCCTCAAGCCGTTAGCAACGCGACGAGCGCAGATCGTTGTTTTGGCCAAACAACCCCGACTCAACTCGGCCGATGGTCGCCGGCCACTCGACCTGGTGCTCGAAATCGATCCCGCCAAACCCCATTGGTGGGACCGCTTGGGCAATCTGCCAACGCTGCCCGGCATGCGAAAGGGCTCCTTTGGCACTGGCGACGCCGATCCGTGGCAACACGCGCTGGGCGCGATGGTGCAACTGGGTCCGGGCGGCTCATCGTTGACGCCAAGTTGGGAAGCGTATCCGCTCAGCGTGCAACGCGTGGGCGCGCCGCATGTCGTCGAAATTGAGTATCCCAGCGATGTCCCCCAGACCGTCGGAATCAGCCTGGTGGAACCCGGTCCCACGGGCGAGGCCGCGACGCAAGGGGTCGACTCGGGCTTTTACGTACCCGACGAGGCAGCCGCCACCGAGCCCAAGCTCTTGCGTCATCGCGTGATCTTCTGGCCACGGACGCGCACGCCGCTGTTGCTCATTTCGAATCTCGACGCGCGCTCGCAGGCCGTGTTTGGAAAGATTCGCGTGCTGGCGCACGACGGCACGCTGCCGGCGCGCTTTCCGTCGGATGGCGGTGACGGCGCGCGACTGATCGCGGCCTATTACGATCGCCCCCTGTTTGCCGCCAACTTCTCCGCGCCGGAGGCCTATGACGCCGGCAGCGGCCGCAGCTTGACCGATTGGAGCACCTTCTACCTGGGAAGTTCGCGGCTCATCGAGTACCTCAAGCATGTGGGTTACAACGGGCTGACGCTCTCAGTGCTGGCCGACGGGGCAACGCTCTACCCCAGCGTACGCGCGCCCAGCACGCCGCGCTTCGACAACGGCGCGCTCTTCTCCACGGCGCAAGACCCCCTGCAGAAGGATGTGCTTGAACTGCTGCTGCGCATGTTCGATCGTGAAAAGCTGCAATTGATTCCCGCGATCAGCTTCGCCGCGCCGTTGGCCTCGCTGGAAGAACTCAAGCGGCAAGGGGGGGATGCGGCCGCCGGCCTCGAATGGGTGGGCCGCGACGGCCACACTTGGCTCGAACGCTACGCTGCCGATCAAGGGCGCGCGCCGTACTACAACACGCTCGATCCGCGCGTGCAAGACGCCATGCTGGCCATCATCGACGAGTTGCTGGCGCGCTACGGAGAGCATTCCTCGTTGACCGGCGTGGCGCTGCAACTGTCGGGCTACGGCTATGCGCAGCTTCCGGGTCTGGCCTGGGGATTCGACGATCGCACCATCGCGGCGTTCGAGCACGACACTGGCGTCCAGATCGCCGGTGACGGACCAAGGCGTTTTGCCCTGCGCGCCCAGGCGCTGCTCGGACCGCAGCGCAAGGCATGGTCCGATTGGCGCGCTCGGCGAATGACGGAGTTCTATCAACGCATCGAAGCACGCGTCACGCAGTCTCGGCCCGGCGCGCGGCTCTATCTGTGCGGCGCCGAGATGTTCAATGGCCCCGATCTGCTTAGCGCGCTGCGTCCCTCCTTGCCTCCCCGGCCCTTGGACGACGCGCTCGTCGAAGCCGGCATCGCGCCCGAACTGGAAAAGCTGCTCACCAGCACGGTGCTCTTGCGTCCGCAGCAACTAAGCGCGCCCGGTCCGCTCGACTCACGCTTGTTGGATCTGAAAATTAACGACGCGACCGAACTCGATCGCCGCCTGCGCGACGCCGCCGTCCCCGCGTGCTTGTTGTATCACGAGCCTTATCGAGTCGCGATTCCCTCGTTCGACGAGCAAAGCCCGTTTCGCAACTCGCACCTGACGCTGGTGGCTCAGCTTTCGCCGTCGGGCGAAAGAAATCGACAGCGCTTCGCGCACGCGCTGGCCACGCTCAACGCGCAAGCGCTGTTCGATGGCGGCTGGATGTTGCCGCTCGGCCAAGAAGATGAACTGGTCGACGTTTTCCGCGCTTATCGTCGGCTGCCGGCCGTCTCGTTTCAGTCGCTGGACATCGACTCGCAACCGGTCGCCATTCGCGCCGCTTCGCACAACGGCGCCACGCAGTGGATGCTGGTCAACGACTCGCCGTGGCCAGTGCAGTTGCAGCTCGATCTGTCGGTCGCGCCGCAGACGCCATTGACTGAATTGACGGGACGCCGCCGCATCGCGCCCTTGTCGCCCGGCAAGAGCGGCAGCCAATGGCAAGTGGAATTGCGTCCGTACGATCTGCTGGCGGTTGAGCTGGCGACGGCGACAGCGGCGATTACGTCGGCCAAAGTCGATCTGCCGGAGACGGCCGCCGTCGAACTAGCCAGCCGCATCTCCGATTTTCAGGCGCGCGCCATTGCCCTACAGAGTCTGCCACCCCTCGAAACGCTGGAAAACGGAGACTTCGAATCGCCCCCCGCGACCGACGGCGCCATCGCCAGTTGGCTGATCGGCTCGGGCGACGGCGTCGATATCCAACTGGATCACGACGAGAAGCACGCGGGAGAAAACTCGTTGCGCATCACCAGCACAGGCCGACCCGCGGTGGTCGTCAGCCATGCCTCCGCGCCTCCCGTCACTGGCCGCATCGAGGTGGCGGTGTGGTTGCGATCTCGCGGCGACAAGGCCGCCCCGGTTCGCATCGCCGTTGAAGGTTCGCATCGTGGCCAGCCCTTCTATCGCTACGCCATGATCGGCGATGGCCGGTCGGGCGTGGCCCTTTCCAGCGATTGGAAGCAATACCTGGTACCGTTCGACAACTTGCCGCTGGAAGCGATCAACGACCTGAAGCTTCGCTTCGAGTTGTTGGGCGCGGGCGTCGTCTGGATCGACGACGCACAGCTCTTCCCGCTCAAATTCAGCGAAGACGAACGCCTGGAGCTGATTAAGCTCTACACCTCCGCGCAATACAAACTGAGCGCTGGCCAGGTCGGCGATTGCTTGCACATGCTCGATAGTTACTGGCCGCAGTTTTTGACCGCGCACGTGCCGCTCACCGAAACCCCGGTGGCGCAGCGGCCGCCAGACCGCCAGGCGGCGTTGCCGGCTGATCTACCCAAACCGCCAGCCGAAGAGCACGACGGGCTGTTCGACCGCTTCAAGCAATGGTTGCCCAGTCGCTGGCGCTAGCGATCCTGAAATTAGCGCGTTGCCGGCGGAGGACCGTCGAATCAGCCGGGCGGCCACGACATCTGTCGACCACCAAGCAGGTGAAAATGCAGATGATCCACCGATTGGCCGGCGTCCGGGCCGCAGTTCACGGCGATGCGATAGCCGCCGTCCATCCCCAACTTCGCCGCTAAATCGCGCATCACCAGAAAGAGATGGCCGACCAACTCCTCGTCGGCGGCCGTCAAATCGGCGACCGAGGCAATTTCTTGCTTGGGAATCACCAGCACATGTGTCGGCGCGGCAGGTTGAATATCGCGGAAAGCCAGGCAGCGATCATCTTCGTAGACGATTTCGGCCGGCAACTCACGATCGATAATTCGCTTGAAGATCGTCTTGGCCATCGTTTCACCCCTGGCGAATGGCGTCTAGCGGAATCGCCTCGTCGATCAGCATCACCGGGATGGCGTCGCGCACCGGGTACGCCAGCGTTCCATCCTCGCGCACCAGAGCGCCCTCCAAGACTTCCGCGACCGTCTCGCCGGCGCGATTCTTGGCGCGCCCCGCCGCAATCACCGCGTTGATCTGGGCAATCAATTCCACAGGGGCGATTTTGAGCGGCTGCCGTGACTCGGGGCAGCGGAGGATCTCCAACAGTTCGTCGCTGATCATATTCGCACTACAGAATTACGTGTCGTGTGCCACACGTTATCAAGTTTCCGGGGATTGCCCAGCTTTGCAAGCAGTCTGGCCCGCAAATTTTGCCGAATCATGCCAGCCCATCGCGCGCGCCGATAAAAGAGGCGGGTTATTCTCAATAGCGGCCATTGCATTCACCCAGGGACCGGGCGCATTGAACCGTTGGCGATCCAATTCGAGAATCTTGCTTGCCGGCGCGGTGACGCTAGTCGTCGCCACGGCGCGCGGAGAGGATGTGCGCTACTTTGAAGAGGGGGGCGTCACCTACCGCGAGACGCGCGTCAACGTGGGGCAACCCGCGGTCATGGCCGCCCAGCAACCGGCCAGCCAAATTGCTTACGCTGAGCAACTGCGCACTGAATATCAAAACACGATCCGCGTTTATTCTGTGCCGGTCACGGAATACCGCGCGGAAACCTATTGGGTCGGTCGCTGGAATCCATTCTCGCAGCCCTACCAGGCGCAGCGGATGGTCCCCGTGACGCGCTGGCAAACTCGCACCGAGGTAGTGCAGGTGCCGGTGACGCGGCGAGAACTAGTGGCCCAACCACTGGCCCCGCAGACGACCGCGCTCGTGCAACAGGGCGCCGGACAAACACTGGTCACCCGCGTGGCGGTCAGCAGCCAGGCGGCCAAGCAACCCACGATGGCCAGCCACCAGGCGGCGCCGTCGTCGCCGATTGGCGGCGCATCGCCTCTGAGCCAGTGGCCAGGGGCGGTGGCCAACGACGCCGATTGGCGCCCGGCCGGCACAATCGCTACGCGCCCGGCCACCGGTGCGCTGTGGCGTTAACGGAGTCGATCTTGGCCGTCGCCGAACTCAATCAAAGCGGAACGGCGGCGCCTTAGATTTCCGACGATTCCAGCTCGCTCTGCCGCGCGCGATTGCGTCGCGATCCCTTGGACGCGACCCATTCCTTGGTGAGCGTCTCGAACACCTCGGGCGACTCGTAGCGCACGACATTCGCGCCCTCGGGCATGGGGCCGATCAGCCCTTTGAAGACGGGCTGGCCGCGCAACTCCAGGTCGGTGCTGCAATCGTCGATGCCGATTTGCGTGTGTAGCCGCTGAATGGCGTCGGCCTTCGGATAGTCGCGTACCCGCAGCTTGCCGTCGGTCCCCCGCGTCACGACCCGAAAAATCTCTTTGGCCATCGTAGGAGACTCCTGCATGCCGTCGGTCTGAAGATTGGCGACATGAAAGCCTATCGACCGCCCGTTCGCTCGGGGCCGCACGAAATTTAGCGCGGCGGCATTTCGCAACGGCTCGCGAAAATCGACATGCGCCGCGCGTCAGCGCGCAGCGTTATCAAGCGCACGCCCCGCATGGTTGGCAGTGGCCAGAATCAACCGCGATGGGCCAATTGCGATCGATCTGCCGGTTGTGCCGCGCGCCCGGCCAGGTCGGACTTGAGCAAGGCCTGAAGCAGCAAATGCAGATCGGTGTTCGTCAAGATGCCGAGAACCCGGCCGGCTGTCACGACCGGCAAACAACTAATTCCCTGCGTCACGACGGTGTCGACGGCTACTTCCAGTCGAGTTTCGGGCCGCACGGTGATTACGTCGCGGCTCATGATGTCGCGAGCGCAGATTTCGGCCAGGCGATGTTCGTCGGGATAGCGCGACGGACCGAAGCAGCGAATCACGTCGCGGTCGCTCAATACGCCCGCCAGTCGGTCGGCGTCGTCGGTGACGAGCAGATGGCGAAAGCCGTGTTTTTGCAGCAATCTCACCAACTCCAACGCGCTGGTCTGTTCGTTCACGGTGGTGGGCGCAGCGGTCATCACATGTTGAACTTCAAGCGGTTCGAGCACGCCATCGGTCTGCTCCAGCGCGTGCAGCACCTGCATGCGCTTGATTTCAAGTCGGTCCATTGCGGCGTCACCGGAAGAATTGCCCCAGACGTTTTGCGGCCACCGCAAGCTTAGTTCACAAATGGTCGCCGCGACGACCCCAATCGCGCGGCCCACAATACCGCTAAATCCAGTCGAACGCGGCGAACGTCGCAACGGTGGCCATCACCGTGAAAAAGAGCCCCGCCAAAATCAGCCCCAGCATGGCGAACCAGCCAGGCCGCAGCGGCTTAGGCAGGAGCACGTTGTTGATAACCACCGTGTGCCAGCAACTGAAACCCAACGCGAAATTCATGATGAGCGTGGCGTAGTTAACCAACTGCTTGGGCTTTCCCACCGCCAGCATGACCACGCCAAATACGGCAAACGCCGCCAACACGCCAAAGTAAACATTGCGAATCTTGTACGGATCGATGGCCCGCATGCGGGGGCTGGACGTCCAAAAGACGTCGACCCAGCGACGGATCAAACCATCGGCGCTGGAGACCACGCCAAGCCCCAACACCAAGAAGCCGCAGAACAAAGTCATGAACCAGAAAAAGCCCGCCCAGCCGCCAAGGGCCGAATCCGCCACGCGCTGCCAGACAGCGTCGGCCGTCATGCCCGCCGCCGTCCATTCCGCGGCCTCCGTCCCGCGCCGCAAGAATTCGACCGACAACATGCTCGGCAGCGCCAGTCCAATAAAACAGGCGGGCATCCACACCACCAATTGATCGCGCAGCACATGCCATTGCCAGCGCCGCCAACGCGGCAGCGTTTCTGGTTGCGGGTCGAACACGCAGCCGACATGCGACAGGGCAATACTATGCCCGCCAAAGGCGCTTGGTATGGCGCCTACGTGCCACCCCATGCCCCACCCCTGATCGCGCGTGTAGTTGCTCACCGGCGTGTTCGACAAACCGCCAGAACCGGCAATGGCCACCATGGCGCCAATCGCCACGATCAGCGAAAGGTCAATGTTTGGCATTCCCTGGCCGCTGAGCAGCGAAACGAAAATGTTCTTCACCCCGTC is a genomic window of Pirellulales bacterium containing:
- a CDS encoding glycosyltransferase family 4 protein, coding for MPKTVLNVSQNYFVRGGSDRYFFVLGELLERHGQRVIPFSSQQARNEPTPWSRYFPPGVDFDSPGPLDLARYIYSRSAARCLRRLLTDEPIDLAHLHIYYGQLTGAILPVLREAGIPVVQTVHDFKLVCPVYSLMSHGAICEACQGHRFWQATARRCNRGSVARSALSTVESYVSRWLGNVDAVDHFISVSEFQRHKLIELGVPGEKITTIHNFGDTASIRPETKPGDYLLYFGRIERLKGVLTLVDAAKLVPHVRVLLVGRGEATAEIERRIADEQITNVELLGFQSGAALEELIRGSIATIVPSEGYDNCPMAILESYSYARPVIGARIGGIPELIDHEVDGFVFAPGDAETLARHLDWFNAHRAEAVEMGLCGRRRVERDFNAETHFAQLRDVYAKVGVKLPPPAPTSAPLVLDLPISEPLSVAT
- a CDS encoding GNAT family N-acetyltransferase, with product MQLQILTSVNELREHAAAWDRLWRRSLATTPTCQSEPLAVWIESFAPTAALALLVVRDGDQWLATLPLVEHTRLPGVSIGRLPNNEWALCGDLAIEPQCDVAVVCRELASGMRRLGWPLAKFDGIRAARADWQALLQAIKLEGLPTCYHDLWEVGEIAIAHDWQRYLESRSRNLRRQIKRSNERLQSAGEAELKIYSQPLPHELESLLRRGFEVEQRSWKSDRGSAVLQLPDVFDFYCRQARALAATGSLELVYLDLQGRSIAFEYGLKAKGVYFSPKVGYDEEFADFSPGQQLRARLYQQFQDDPARSAVDFHGPLAEATAKWATGAYRVGRLLVGLNQSSGRALVEGYRWSRCGYQFMKQRLRRQQQFAVRPLEGEPAAPVVSSPELESVGSA
- a CDS encoding sulfatase-like hydrolase/transferase, giving the protein MNVVCLVVDGLQSGMLGPYGNSWIDTPHLNRLAGEGFVFHQALVDSPHLSDVCRSLWTGAHARAQVKFVSLPARLAEAGVNTSLISDVVEVVEHPLAHDFREVAQTSPSAADSIVDQWHETQLARFFAQAVEQLRGLREPFVQWIHAGGLAGRWDAPAAIRERYLADEDLPPELVSRLYELTTPSPACATANDDPDELLLTRLAYAAQVSVFDTCLAALNEALREAPFADRTLLLLWGARGFPLGGHGQLGFADFQLYSQLTQVPCLMHCPATIEAGRSQALAQPADIAATVLACYEMAPTSLGAGAGASLLNLVEGPARSHRDRALLCNHRGATALRTQGWYLIRNSRQVAPATDASAAAELYAKPDDRWEVNEVAVRLPHITAQLGEALDELELAIEKDRSDPLTTLDPLLIEGAV
- a CDS encoding family 10 glycosylhydrolase → MACYCALGLCCAQPRASAAETKPIRLRIVWGGGAATRWQGTITPVNGLVANIAPLGTAADEPGSMWIDGNRVVFVARSPRANDGVDLDVTAELNESLKIEIQSDVAGKPQVVIEAPLQTLVNEPYTRELDERGNQLVIRRAPGDKLHLGFDRDSLIYAPAETLKCRVTPLLIGDNGPLRCRAQLRDANTGRAVWSEEPAEPLADSADFSVAMKLPTAEGVYNLELELIPRRGPLALGLKPLATRRAQIVVLAKQPRLNSADGRRPLDLVLEIDPAKPHWWDRLGNLPTLPGMRKGSFGTGDADPWQHALGAMVQLGPGGSSLTPSWEAYPLSVQRVGAPHVVEIEYPSDVPQTVGISLVEPGPTGEAATQGVDSGFYVPDEAAATEPKLLRHRVIFWPRTRTPLLLISNLDARSQAVFGKIRVLAHDGTLPARFPSDGGDGARLIAAYYDRPLFAANFSAPEAYDAGSGRSLTDWSTFYLGSSRLIEYLKHVGYNGLTLSVLADGATLYPSVRAPSTPRFDNGALFSTAQDPLQKDVLELLLRMFDREKLQLIPAISFAAPLASLEELKRQGGDAAAGLEWVGRDGHTWLERYAADQGRAPYYNTLDPRVQDAMLAIIDELLARYGEHSSLTGVALQLSGYGYAQLPGLAWGFDDRTIAAFEHDTGVQIAGDGPRRFALRAQALLGPQRKAWSDWRARRMTEFYQRIEARVTQSRPGARLYLCGAEMFNGPDLLSALRPSLPPRPLDDALVEAGIAPELEKLLTSTVLLRPQQLSAPGPLDSRLLDLKINDATELDRRLRDAAVPACLLYHEPYRVAIPSFDEQSPFRNSHLTLVAQLSPSGERNRQRFAHALATLNAQALFDGGWMLPLGQEDELVDVFRAYRRLPAVSFQSLDIDSQPVAIRAASHNGATQWMLVNDSPWPVQLQLDLSVAPQTPLTELTGRRRIAPLSPGKSGSQWQVELRPYDLLAVELATATAAITSAKVDLPETAAVELASRISDFQARAIALQSLPPLETLENGDFESPPATDGAIASWLIGSGDGVDIQLDHDEKHAGENSLRITSTGRPAVVVSHASAPPVTGRIEVAVWLRSRGDKAAPVRIAVEGSHRGQPFYRYAMIGDGRSGVALSSDWKQYLVPFDNLPLEAINDLKLRFELLGAGVVWIDDAQLFPLKFSEDERLELIKLYTSAQYKLSAGQVGDCLHMLDSYWPQFLTAHVPLTETPVAQRPPDRQAALPADLPKPPAEEHDGLFDRFKQWLPSRWR
- a CDS encoding histidine triad nucleotide-binding protein, translated to MAKTIFKRIIDRELPAEIVYEDDRCLAFRDIQPAAPTHVLVIPKQEIASVADLTAADEELVGHLFLVMRDLAAKLGMDGGYRIAVNCGPDAGQSVDHLHFHLLGGRQMSWPPG
- a CDS encoding Trm112 family protein; translated protein: MISDELLEILRCPESRQPLKIAPVELIAQINAVIAAGRAKNRAGETVAEVLEGALVREDGTLAYPVRDAIPVMLIDEAIPLDAIRQG
- a CDS encoding CBS domain-containing protein, with the protein product MDRLEIKRMQVLHALEQTDGVLEPLEVQHVMTAAPTTVNEQTSALELVRLLQKHGFRHLLVTDDADRLAGVLSDRDVIRCFGPSRYPDEHRLAEICARDIMSRDVITVRPETRLEVAVDTVVTQGISCLPVVTAGRVLGILTNTDLHLLLQALLKSDLAGRAAQPADRSQLAHRG